One region of Culex pipiens pallens isolate TS chromosome 2, TS_CPP_V2, whole genome shotgun sequence genomic DNA includes:
- the LOC120421360 gene encoding farnesol dehydrogenase-like — MSITDRMKRWEGKVAVVTGASGAIGGAIARELVKAGMIVCALARRRDKVEKLRASLFDVAGNLNCVECDITQEEDVKHAFGWIEGAYGGVDLLVNNAGVITKCLLTEKNNTKDLYTTMETNIIGLCLCTREAVKSMKARDVHGHIINVNSIFGHKVHQAVPGTRPLNGMYPASKYAVTAITECIRQELVYLDSQVKVSSISPGLVEGDIVANHTVNENDLVKYMPKLKPEDVAEAVLYAITTPDHVQVHELVIKPMGEFL; from the exons ATGAGCATCACCGACCGAATGAAGCGATGGGAAGGCAAGGTGGCCGTCGTGACCGGAGCCAGTGGGGCCATCGGTGGAGCCATCGCAAGGGAACTGGTTAAAGCCGGGATGATAGTTTGCGCACTGGCCAGGAGACGCGATAAGGTGGAGAAGCTGCGTGCCAGTTTGTTTGACGTGGCTGGAAATTTGAATTGCGTCGAGTGTGATATAACTCAGGAAGAGGATGTTAAGCATGCTTTTGGATGGATTGAAGGGGCTTACGGTGGGGTTGATTTGCTGGTCAATAATGCTGGCGTGATCACAAAGTGCCTGCTGACGGAGAAGAACAACACTAAAGATCTGTACACGACAATGGAGACCAACATCATTGGACTTTGTTTGTGCACTCGGGAAGCGGTGAAATCGATGAAGGCTCGAGACGTCCACGGTCACATCATCAATGTCAACAGCATATTCGGCCACAAGGTTCATCAAGCCGTACCGGGAACGAGGCCACTCAACGGAATGTACCCGGCGTCCAAGTACGCTGTCACTGCAATTACCGAATGCATTCGACAGGAGCTGGTATATCTGGATAGTCAAGTTAAAGTATCG AGCATCAGCCCAGGACTGGTGGAGGGTGACATCGTCGCTAATCACACCGTCAACGAGAACGACCTCGTTAAGTACATGCCAAAATTGAAACCCGAGGATGTCGCCGAAGCGGTTCTTTACGCCATCACCACGCCGGATCACGTTCAA GTCCACGAACTTGTCATCAAACCCatgggagagtttttataa